A window of the Bdellovibrionales bacterium genome harbors these coding sequences:
- a CDS encoding site-specific integrase — protein sequence MNCCSLSTDPGINTGMRLGEICGLCWDQVNFQSRQIVVRRTMSSKGLQESTKTKRVRYVPMNHQVFSLLEKLSRQSKSDFVCLNEKGNHWNVDHSGRWFKEALDKAKVRKIRFHDLRHTYASQFMMNNGNIYDLQKILGHTDMKMTMKYAHLSPDHLLSASNVVSFSGGSVEDLPENDQNILALR from the coding sequence ATGAATTGCTGCAGCTTATCCACAGATCCGGGTATCAATACCGGGATGCGCCTTGGTGAAATATGCGGGCTTTGTTGGGATCAAGTCAACTTTCAGTCTCGCCAAATCGTGGTACGTCGAACGATGTCCAGCAAAGGATTGCAAGAAAGCACGAAGACCAAACGTGTGCGCTACGTCCCGATGAACCACCAAGTTTTTTCCTTACTTGAGAAACTCTCTCGGCAAAGCAAATCGGATTTTGTTTGTTTGAACGAAAAAGGAAATCACTGGAATGTTGACCATTCAGGAAGATGGTTTAAAGAAGCTCTTGATAAAGCCAAAGTAAGAAAAATTCGCTTTCATGATTTAAGACATACCTATGCGAGCCAGTTTATGATGAACAACGGAAACATTTATGATCTTCAAAAGATTTTAGGTCATACGGATATGAAGATGACGATGAAGTATGCGCATCTCAGCCCTGATCATCTGTTGTCAGCATCAAACGTTGTTAGCTTTAGCGGTGGAAGTGTCGAAGATTTACCAGAAAATGACCAAAATATTTTGGCGCTCCGATAA
- the serS gene encoding serine--tRNA ligase, producing MYLKNLEDEGYFKSYEASLKKRNGDLSLLQKIMEMNQVRKKSMQESESKKAHQNKVSEQIAQLKRQKQDASALLTEMQALSQEVKGLEKQTKDIEEEVRDLLSSLPNKLNDNVPAGTSEQDNQLIRTVGEPTKFSFKAKEHGEIGEKLKILDFDRGAKVAGARFTFLMGLGARLERAISSFMMDLHSEKHGYREAIPPYMVNSHAMYGTGNFPKFKEDVFHLSGTDYYLIPTAEVPVTNFYNGEVLNESDLPQRFAAYSSCFRSEAGSYGKDVKGLIRQHQFQKVELMCFVHPDKSYEEHERLTTNAEEVLNQLEIPYRRMLLCSGDIGPNSAKTYDLEAWLPGQQAYREISSCSNFEDFQARRADIRFKPQGGGKPQFVHTLNGSGLAIGRTLVAILENYQQEDGSVKVPKVLQRYMGCEVIK from the coding sequence ATTTATCTCAAAAATTTAGAAGACGAAGGCTACTTTAAAAGTTACGAAGCCTCGCTTAAAAAACGCAATGGCGATCTTTCTCTCTTGCAAAAGATCATGGAGATGAATCAGGTTCGTAAAAAGAGCATGCAAGAGTCAGAGTCCAAAAAGGCTCATCAAAATAAAGTCAGCGAGCAAATTGCGCAACTCAAGAGGCAAAAACAAGATGCCTCGGCTCTACTTACAGAGATGCAGGCTCTCAGCCAAGAAGTAAAGGGCTTAGAGAAACAAACAAAGGATATCGAGGAAGAAGTCCGCGATCTTTTATCGAGCCTCCCCAACAAGCTGAATGACAACGTGCCGGCCGGGACGAGCGAGCAAGACAATCAACTGATTCGCACAGTGGGTGAACCTACAAAGTTCTCTTTTAAAGCCAAGGAGCACGGCGAGATCGGTGAAAAATTAAAAATTTTAGATTTTGATCGCGGCGCTAAAGTGGCTGGTGCCCGTTTTACATTCCTCATGGGTTTAGGGGCTCGCCTCGAGAGAGCCATCTCGAGCTTTATGATGGATCTTCATTCGGAGAAGCATGGTTATCGCGAAGCGATTCCCCCGTATATGGTCAACAGTCATGCCATGTACGGAACGGGAAACTTTCCTAAATTTAAGGAAGACGTGTTCCATCTCTCCGGCACCGATTATTATTTAATTCCCACGGCGGAAGTTCCGGTGACCAATTTCTATAATGGCGAAGTTTTAAACGAAAGCGATCTTCCGCAACGATTCGCGGCTTACAGCTCTTGCTTTCGATCCGAGGCGGGAAGTTACGGAAAAGATGTGAAGGGTTTGATTCGACAGCACCAGTTCCAAAAGGTGGAGCTCATGTGCTTTGTTCACCCTGATAAATCTTACGAAGAGCATGAGCGCTTAACGACAAATGCAGAAGAGGTCCTCAATCAATTAGAGATCCCTTACCGCCGTATGCTTTTATGCTCGGGAGATATTGGTCCCAACTCTGCGAAAACCTATGATTTAGAGGCGTGGCTCCCAGGTCAGCAGGCGTATCGCGAGATCAGCTCGTGCTCGAACTTCGAAGATTTCCAGGCGCGGCGTGCAGATATCCGTTTTAAACCTCAAGGCGGTGGCAAACCTCAGTTTGTGCACACGCTCAACGGTTCGGGTCTTGCGATCGGGAGAACTCTCGTGGCGATCCTCGAAAATTACCAACAGGAAGACGGCAGCGTGAAAGTGCCCAAAGTTCTTCAGCGCTACATGGGCTGCGAAGTTATTAAGTAG
- a CDS encoding tetratricopeptide repeat protein, with protein sequence MSQDNSWYVRNIQGQHKGPLSDKDVIEHIRQGYFSGQESISRVGETRWFPITQYPPFFDALVESLNQEMNQVKDETTEIQGDEVSEQTEITGNKKAVVEKPLWQQIEEFHKQKKEEMIQFELERRQLEANTNSDIPASKAPTPPSQNIFAKFFNLFVIGGIAFVVIAVGMVFFSTTKPTKDRIRLRMVKMTGASDAPNTYDSYLKKAILHLLQHTIEDYQKAQELLATVIEKNNGASEAMELLCITYKELWPYSFQDSKDIDTIYSIFRAASVLQSDKSASGVCYSIYLVTVGEYEPAKNYMEDALRRDPGLLFFNQLMGDLLEQQQKYSTAIYYFQKVRELWSSQTRLKPWIKPILQEARTQRKLGRYAESLNAYGEALKHYPGHTLATMELGILEFQAFRHADKAVTYIQKALQSSEKFPQDIKAEAYYVMAQVSQLQGNKREALEYANKSFSIDSSNADVKALIVNLGGRSALESVQLDSSNMLYLGTLYMKLGNYFAAQAEFRSAFEADPTNALAAYHAGQSLWELNQSSEAIKWVERAIHADPGLVSAYVTLAEYYSFRYDYEGAAQILKNVQNRFPRNNEISRGFAKVEYLRGNFKSARSFAEKALSYYSMDVGAMQIITKANISLGDNQAALSSINKTLEIDPHSPENHCLYARVIANLHGPGAGIDYINRKIEESPDVIAYKKTLADIFIEEKNWSGARPVLQQIISMKKDDKPSILSLAMVYKQEGYVNRALEMYLTAASLDPLDPTPLFLAGELYMGAGNYTSAQAQFSRVLKINKRFPKVYYNLGKAALESKDFTKALEMAQMEQHINPNIAESYLLAAEAYYRMGQYSSCATEYQKAIPKRPQTADIYINLARCYRLSGALESAVTMLDQAAQKESGHPDIYKELGATFHMQGLLVEAYTAYERYLALAPNAPDRGDIERIMKELQ encoded by the coding sequence ATGTCACAAGATAACAGCTGGTACGTCAGAAACATTCAAGGGCAGCATAAAGGACCGCTGAGCGATAAAGATGTGATAGAACACATCCGTCAGGGTTATTTTTCGGGTCAAGAGTCGATTTCCAGAGTCGGCGAAACGCGATGGTTTCCCATCACCCAGTATCCGCCGTTTTTCGATGCGCTCGTTGAAAGTTTGAATCAAGAGATGAATCAGGTGAAGGATGAGACCACCGAGATTCAGGGGGACGAGGTCAGCGAACAAACCGAAATCACCGGCAATAAAAAAGCGGTGGTTGAAAAGCCACTGTGGCAACAGATCGAAGAGTTCCACAAACAAAAAAAAGAGGAAATGATTCAGTTTGAGCTCGAGCGCCGTCAGCTCGAGGCGAATACCAATTCGGACATTCCTGCATCGAAAGCGCCAACCCCGCCCTCACAAAATATATTTGCAAAGTTTTTTAATCTGTTCGTCATCGGCGGCATCGCTTTTGTAGTCATCGCCGTGGGAATGGTGTTTTTTTCTACAACAAAGCCCACAAAAGATCGCATTCGTTTACGAATGGTCAAGATGACGGGAGCCAGTGATGCCCCCAATACCTACGACTCTTATCTTAAAAAGGCGATTCTTCATTTGCTTCAACATACCATCGAAGATTATCAAAAAGCTCAAGAGCTCTTGGCGACGGTGATCGAAAAAAACAATGGAGCCTCCGAGGCCATGGAACTGCTTTGTATTACGTATAAAGAGTTATGGCCGTATTCCTTTCAGGATTCCAAAGACATCGATACGATCTATTCTATTTTTCGAGCCGCTTCGGTTTTACAGTCCGATAAATCCGCAAGTGGTGTTTGTTACAGTATCTATCTTGTCACCGTTGGCGAGTATGAGCCCGCAAAAAACTATATGGAAGATGCTCTCAGACGAGATCCGGGGTTATTATTTTTTAACCAACTGATGGGAGATCTTCTTGAGCAGCAGCAAAAGTATTCGACGGCGATTTACTATTTTCAAAAGGTGCGGGAGCTCTGGTCTTCACAAACCCGTTTAAAGCCCTGGATTAAACCCATCCTTCAGGAGGCGCGCACGCAGCGGAAGCTCGGTCGTTACGCCGAGTCACTGAACGCCTATGGTGAAGCTCTTAAACATTATCCTGGGCACACTTTGGCGACCATGGAGCTGGGGATTCTTGAGTTTCAAGCGTTTCGTCACGCGGACAAAGCGGTGACCTATATTCAAAAGGCATTACAGTCCTCAGAAAAGTTCCCTCAGGATATTAAAGCCGAGGCCTATTACGTGATGGCTCAGGTGAGTCAGCTTCAAGGAAACAAAAGAGAGGCTTTAGAATATGCCAACAAATCTTTTTCCATCGATTCCAGTAATGCCGATGTGAAAGCCCTGATCGTCAATTTAGGAGGGCGAAGTGCTCTTGAGAGCGTGCAGTTAGATAGTAGCAACATGCTCTACCTTGGAACCCTTTATATGAAGCTCGGAAACTATTTTGCGGCCCAAGCGGAATTTCGCTCAGCTTTTGAGGCTGATCCCACAAATGCATTAGCGGCCTACCATGCCGGGCAGTCTTTGTGGGAGCTCAATCAGAGTTCCGAAGCGATCAAATGGGTCGAGCGCGCGATTCACGCCGATCCGGGTTTAGTTTCGGCCTATGTGACTCTCGCCGAATATTATTCTTTTCGCTACGATTACGAAGGCGCGGCACAGATCTTAAAGAATGTTCAAAATCGCTTCCCCAGAAATAACGAAATCTCTCGAGGTTTTGCAAAAGTAGAGTACTTGCGAGGGAATTTTAAATCCGCGAGATCCTTTGCCGAAAAGGCTCTGAGCTATTACTCCATGGACGTGGGAGCGATGCAAATTATCACCAAAGCCAATATCAGTTTGGGAGACAATCAGGCGGCGCTCTCTTCGATCAATAAAACTTTGGAGATTGATCCCCACTCTCCAGAAAATCATTGCCTCTACGCACGTGTGATCGCGAACTTGCACGGGCCCGGAGCAGGGATCGATTATATCAACCGGAAAATCGAAGAATCTCCTGACGTCATCGCCTACAAAAAAACTTTGGCAGATATTTTTATCGAAGAAAAAAACTGGAGTGGGGCTCGGCCCGTGCTCCAACAGATCATCTCTATGAAGAAAGATGATAAACCTTCGATTCTGAGTTTAGCGATGGTTTATAAGCAGGAGGGCTATGTGAATCGGGCTCTCGAAATGTATCTGACCGCTGCCAGCTTAGATCCACTGGATCCGACACCATTGTTTTTGGCCGGAGAGCTTTACATGGGTGCCGGAAATTATACTTCGGCTCAAGCTCAGTTCTCTCGTGTCTTAAAAATTAACAAAAGATTTCCTAAGGTGTATTACAATCTGGGGAAAGCGGCATTAGAGAGCAAAGATTTTACTAAGGCTCTCGAAATGGCTCAGATGGAGCAACACATAAACCCCAACATCGCAGAATCTTACTTATTAGCGGCCGAGGCTTACTATCGTATGGGCCAATACTCCAGTTGCGCCACCGAATATCAAAAGGCCATTCCTAAGCGGCCGCAAACGGCAGATATTTATATTAATTTGGCTCGTTGTTACCGTCTTTCGGGGGCTCTAGAATCGGCGGTCACTATGTTAGATCAAGCGGCCCAAAAAGAGTCGGGCCATCCCGACATTTATAAAGAGCTAGGTGCAACTTTCCATATGCAGGGATTATTAGTTGAAGCCTATACGGCCTATGAGAGATACTTGGCCTTAGCGCCAAACGCGCCGGATCGCGGTGATATCGAGCGCATAATGAAAGAACTTCAGTGA